TGATGCTCGCTTTTTGCGTGTCTGTCGCGTGCTAGGGCGCACCATGGGTAAAGACGGCAATGCGAGTGGTGGCTCCGGAAACGAAAACAACGGTCCCAAACGTATATCCGGGTTTCGAACTGACGACCTTAACACTGTTTTAGGAGTTGCTGGTGATGACGAGGCTGCCAAACTAATTGCCAGCATAAGTTTACCACAAATGGTGAAGGTGATGAGCACATTGGCTCAACGTAAACGACGAAGTACGCCTCTATTGCGATCCCTTGCCTTCAATATAAGTAGCACAACTGAACAACTAGATCTTAAACAGTCTGCTGATGTGTTGTATGCTATGGCAACCCTAAACTTTCAAGATTCAGTGCTAGCGGCGAAAATTTGCTCCGATATACAGACTGCGTTGccaaaaaataccgaaaaatcAGCAGTTGTTGGGTCCATTTTAACGAGCTTGGGAATATTAAAGTACCGCGATTTAGGTAGGAATCCATATATTCAAactaaattcacaaaaatttcaaatgaaaaatttatttgcagacATTATGGAGGCTCTAACACTATGGACActgaaaaattccgaaatttgtCGGCCGCAAGATATAAGTGCCTTGTTCATTACATCggcaatattaaatttcaaaagttcCTTTATTGATGATGTTAGTAAAAAGTTATCTACATCTATTGTATGTGCTGATTTTCAGAAATGCAATGATTGGCTGAATCACGTGTGGTCGCTTGCAATGTTAGGACTTGTGAGCCACGAACAGCTGACCTCTGTTTTGAGGTGGGTATCCCTTTGCTTAAGCTCCtaaatttatactatatattaaacttCTAACATCTCGTGtttcatttcatatttcataGTGCAAATTTCGTTGAGAAACTGGAAGCGGATCGAAATGGTCTCTCACCTACCTCTAAAATGaagttattaaatttgaatGCATATGCGCAGCATTTGGCATGCGACTACAAAGGAACACTTCTGCCAGAAGATAGTGCAGTTTTCCGAGTGCCACTTGCGCATTCaaaatctaaacaaattttaattaacggGATGTTGGATGCATTGAAGAGTTTGCTGCCTACCAGCAATCATCTGAAAAGTTTGCATGACAGCAAAATGGGATTTTTAATTGGTTAGTTGTTGTTTTCGAATTGTACACAAATTACCATATTATCTTTTGTACATATAACCATTCAGACGCACTTTGCTTATTCGACCATAAAAGGAATCCATTACCCGTAGATAAAGAGAACCCAAATGCAATAAAGTACGTATTCAACTTATTATTAcgattttaaaatacaattaacaaataaatactcGGTCAAAAAGTAATCTAGGCATAACAGTAATTTTTTACCAATActtatcttcaaatatttgacTTACTTAATTACGTATGTGCATAGATATTTTTAGTGCTGTTACATGttcaaaactgacgatttttctttaagaattgcGTTGATGGTGGTCGATTTCCACGATGTCTGCCATGGAACTCATCGCTCGGCTAGCGGCATAACGAACCTAAGCTTTGATTTGTTGGAAAAAAGTGGATACAAAGTCATACCTGTGCCCTACAACGAGTTCAACACCAGTGACAAGCTGCTGAAACGGGTGCAGTATTTGGAAGCGAAATTTAAAGCGATAATCAGTAGTAATGTTTAAGCTTTATACTTGTTAGCCTTATTTAACGCAATAAGAAAGATTATTGTTAATTTTGTCAATGACTTGTCATTAATTAAAGAGTTAGACAATTTTTATTTGAGCGCTGTATCATTTCATTTAAGTTTGtaatttattatgtaaaaatatggagataacaatttcattgtttaattatttatcttTCCCAATTTAAGGCGACAAATTGTAATATAGAATATGCTGCGTCGCCCGACCATGGGAATACAATTAAACATTAGTGAATGTTggataaattaaaaacattaggaatgctaataaaaaacaaatttgtcaaCATACTCTTCAATTTGCGCAAAagtgatattttatttactcttctacatacatacatacatatgtacttatatttcaatcgcattttttcttttccttgAATATCGGGTTGGCTGATTTGTTGGGAAAACCGGAGCGTGGATATTCGTTTGGTGGATAGACAGTGCGTTGCTTATTTAATCCAACATGAAACCATTGTCCCGTCTCAACGAATTCGGTGGCGATTTCAGTCATCTTGTGGAATGCAGCGCGAGCTAACATATGTCTATTGCCTACCTCCAACACCATTTTAGGGTCGTACACTTTTGTCGGATCGTCAAGTCTATAATGGTTGCGTGCCTCTGACTCAGTAAGGCAAATACAATTCCATGGTGACCAATCCTCACCTTTCAACCATCGTGGCAAACTATTTAGAAGGTAAATACAAATGCGTAAAGTTATAGAAAAGGCAAATGAAATGTATGCGAAATgtagcaattttttttcgttttttgtttaaatatttcgtTCTTATTGTAGCACTCATAATTACCGCAAATTGCTCAATACCGCATTCTTGCTAAGTATTGAGTGACTGTGCCAAATTTGGTCAATTATGTAACGAATGTCGTCCATTTGAAGCACAAATGCGAATGACGCGTTGCAGCGGCGCTTGCGCTCATCTCGCTGTATAGCGCGTAATATTGCAGCGTACGTTTTGTTGTCCGTAGAAGCGATCTAAAAAAAGGCAAGAAGACGGACGGAAGTTACTTCGTTTGTTTTAAGCACTTCTTTGCAATGCCACAGgcactttaaatatatgtatgtatgtacatgcagatatacatacataagtatgtatgtgtgtatatacaccGCATAGGTGTAGAGTGTGTGCAGTTCACAGTCCATGAGCTATAATGGACAAGACTATAGGATGAGTGAAGACACCTCTGAACTAATGGaaaattatatgtaatttgAAAATTGGAGGAATTTCCTTTGCAGATTTGATTGTTTGTCGAAAAATTGGAGAAACTGCCAAACCCAAAAAggtaaattcgattttttgttattttcatcatattacaaatgtaaatttgtttgttgctCATCTACtcctaatttcattgaaagGACATAAAATATCAATCAGTCTTCgttacatttatataaattgggCAAAATCGGGTTACATCAACATGAAGATGATCCGCGTGGTATAGTATAGTACATACAATGCAtttggttatttatttttgctaacgatatttggtatttattattttaatgcaaGCGGGTAACGTTTGTAAATTAATAAAGCTGGATTTACCTTGATGTAATAGCAACGCTTGCAAGTGTCTACATTATTCTGACGCGTTCTAAGCGCAAACTGGCTGTACGGCTTCACCTTCTTACACACCTCGCACATACGTTTTTCTCCATCTGAAATAGGAAAGCGGTgcagatttcaaaaaaatctatCGAATGTGGGCATTGTGGCCTTAAAGTAAGAATCAAACAATTTAACATTTGACATGAATGcaacaataatttgtttatttttgtttggttttgatgcatatttttggtttttacttTAAGCCTCCGAGGAAAGTTAACAATTCGTACGATCGGGAGGCTTATCCTTGGAGAATTTGATCATTTCCATCCAGAGTATATTCTGACGTTTACGTAAGATCTCGACGTCACAATATTTTGTGTGTATGAGCAAATTAATTTCCCTTTGAATTAGATCAAATATCTGCAATTCAGATTATTCGCCATAGTTACTATTATTTACAAAGACAATTTTGCAAACGAACAAACCTCGACAAAATCCGGAAACTCACGTTCGTCCAATAATATGCGTTTCACTTTCGATAACAGCTCAAGGCGTTCCTCTCGGCTCGTCTTCTTTTGCATATCCTTATAGACTTCAGTTAGGAAACGGACCCTTTGAGTGCGTAATAAATCCAAGTGAATTATGTTATCTTAAAGAAATGACAAATATTCAAGTTTAATGCATGgctaaaagcaataaataaaacgcattgcaaaaattcattttctatACTCTTACTCTTCACTTCAGTCTAATTCTACATATTTTCCTGGATTTAAGataacatacgtacatatgtacatacattcatatgtatgttcgACATGTTTAAGAGAGTTTTTTCCAATGTCTGCTAAGATATGCGTGATAAACTAGTATCGTTctaaaatgtttacataaaataaaattcaaaaatttataaacctATTCTCTAGACTTTGGGTTCGATAAAGTCTAAAATTTAGCAGTTATTAGTCTATAGTAATAAATTACATAcccacatacttatatgtaaaagtaaaaagtacTTACTTACTTTTCTTTATACTTTTCCTCTGCcataacttttcaaatttactgTAGGAAAAGGCAGAAAAGAACTGTAGATATAAGCTTACCTTTATAGCCAACCCATTTGATTGGTTCACCCAATTTGGTGAGCATTTTCTCATTGCGAAAATCCTCCATTGCTTTCTTGACTATACAGCGTTGCTTTTCGATGCCATTTCGGAGCTGAATCTCCTTGTCGAGCAGCACATTGACCTCGGCAATTCGTGCAGGTCCTTCATACAATCGTGCTATTCGTTTCAGCTCGGCGATCTTCCATTTCTGTACTTCGCCATACAACATTTCAAAGTCGTCCTTTGTTTGTGGAAATTGTTTCGCCAACTCAATACGTTTGATGCGCTTCTCTGCTTCCACCTGCAGCCGCTCCTCCTCGGCTTTGCGGTTAGCCACCAGCCGACTACCACACGCAAAGTGTAAAGAGCAGTAAAAAAGAAATCGAacgaaacaattttatttgcagCCCACCGAAACGGTGCTCATTGTTTCTTCCAGCTTACCGATACTTTGCAGCTGCATTCCGCATGAAACGCACAATCAAGAACCGACGAAAATTACGTTGTATCAAAATGATTTTGGCCAGTTTATTCTCGCGGCGCATTTTTTGGGCATAAGTTTGGTATTTGCCGGGAGTTATGGTGTAATCTGTGGCTGCGGAAACATACAACACATTGTTGCCGTCCTGAAAGCACTGCGTAGACTGTTCATGCGCAGTGTCCTGGAAAGTGAGTAAGAGCACTTCTTGTAAAAATTcgaatccaaaaaattatattattgtcATGTTATTATTAGTTAATACTCACAATTTCCTTTCCTTTGAACTCATAAGTTTGTGTATCTCTGCTGATATAACGATTGAATTTCATTTTATCAAAGTATGGTCCAGTTTGAGTGAATGCATCTAAATACTCAATACCTAGAGAGAGAGTGGTCAACTTCAGAATCGATTTGAAAAAATCGTATATAGAACTTACCTGTTGCTTTATCCCGGTAACCACACAAAAATGGCTTTACAATTGCTTTATTCAATATCTCCACAATAACCGTTCTAAATCCGTTCTCATCTTCAATGTTAACAGTTATAAAATCGGGCATGTGATATTTGCTGCAGCAGTAAAAGTTCTTATCATTCTCTACTATACTTTATTTCGTTGAAATGTACtcacttataatatatgttcaGATCTAACTTTGGTGGATCCATACCATCGCCAAGATTCATTTCTGAAATATGCAGCAAATCTAAATCGAATTCAAATATTCCAAATTGGTTTGAATCCGTTTGTGCCAACAAACAACGATTTGATATTTCCCGTTCGTTTTGCGTAAGTCTTATATACTTTGGATCGACTTCAAACTTGCTACCGATATCAGTTTTAATATCGGCAATGCTCGATCGATTCGAATATACTTGAGCCACAATGCGAGAGCCATTTACGCGAAATTTAACGGTTACATTTTCCACTGCCAATACTTCATCGATGAACTCTGATGGAATCTCTTTGAGCTCTTCCGAACAATCATCCTTCTTATTGGTCTCTGGTTTTTCAATGAGTAATGGATCTCCACGCGAAGGCGGAGGCGGTataaattgcatatatttcataTTCGGAAGTTCTCGCAACTCTTCACAATTCATTTTGATAATTGCACAACAGTTAGAACAttagcaaaataataattacgtACACATATTTGAATGtgtaaaaagtttttaagattttgtgACACTCTAGTAGAACATTGCTTTAATTCAAATCACTTTTGGAAGTCTTCCAAAGTGTCAAGCCTAGTTTCTGACAGCCTTTTCAAATGCTCACTAAACTTTGGAGTAAAGTTGGTTCAATAACTGCATAGAGGCTTCTCCCACAAATTCTTAAATAACAACCGttgccatatacatacactcTCATGTATAACCGAAAcacattcaaacaaaaaatcaatattagTCGTAACATATTTCAGTAGCGCCACTTACCCGTTTCTATTCAAGAATATCGTATTTGCACCGCTATTATGGAATAAATTACTTCATCCACACAGGTAATATCGGAATCACCATCGCAATgtcttgtatttgttgtttaaagCTGTGACTCTTGCGTTAAAATCGCTCTAGTTCGTCCATCTTTCTCCAATAGTGAACTCTGGAGGTGCAATGCCCCGAGCGTATCACCAGCTTGATGGATTCATAAAATCCATTAGAAGGTCAAATGTGAGAAGAAACTAGTcgaaaattacatataaaaggAAATGCTACGTTGATGCCGAAAAAACATTAGATTCAAAGAAATTCACTCCGCGGAGACTTCTCTGTAACAAAGTTAAGGCGAACTCTGCTATAACGGTCGAATCTATTTTAATTcgcacatatttttcaaaaataataattgttctATGCAGCATATTTTCAAAGACATCGGAattctataaataataaacttttttttaatgtttgctcCCAGAACTTCGAGTATTGCAACAATAAATCGAGACCAAAAGTGGCCGGTTAGTGGCCAGtgtcttaaaaatttaatatactgaTTGAGGACTGCAAGTTGCGGAATCACGTTCCGATGTTATTATGAACTGGATGAAAGTGTTCGTTCATGAGGAACAAGTATCACCGCACTTACAAACAATTTAACGTTTTcttcaaacaaattatttagattTATCCTTATGTACACTGacattatatttatacccttgcaacatgTTGATATAGAGATAATGGTTTTGTTCACCAAACGGTTTGCTTTAGGTGATACAGTATGCCAGTACGTACAATGAGACGAGTTGCCTGTTCGTGCAGGttgtaatttgagtaaatatTAAGATATCTAGAAGAAAGTAGATAGGCGTATTCAGATCACGACCAAGTGTACGAAACGCCATAACTAAACCggaaataaagatataaaattcCAACGGAGCAGGTTTGATGTATTATTATCTTCCTAACCATTCAAGCTATATCACCCAGATTTGCACAGAattcaaatcaaataataaatgcgtcagaaaaattaaactttacgTCCATCCATTCATTTTTACCTTAAGGTGAAATCACACATCTCCGGTTCTACTTCACCTTCAACCTAGTTCGGTCTGTAATATAGGAATGTAAAGATAATGTTGCAATCTTGACATTCCTATATTACAGTGCGAATGCGCGAAAacagactacaaccacgcctccTATCCATGCAACACTATTTTAAATTCTATCTATCCTTCACTGTTCAGTAAACAAATTAAGCACCAATTAATAtatcgggataaaactttgcataaGTAGTGCCCTTAAGGTATTTAATCGTATgctcaaaaattgtctaaattggcctataacttttcaaggaccCATACATCAAATATGCGGATCCCAgtgtattttgtataaatatagtataaatgaaattggagagaatccttttctgatAATAGTATATCTATATGCCAAAAAGGCGTTCAATCAGGTCCATACTTACTTTGCCACCACATAtctaatagaaagattttcgaGCTGCCGGCGGACTTTacaccacatacatattttggcCAATATGTTATATGAGttgtcttaataaaattgagtgaGCGTGAGGATAAGTTttcttaaaagttaaaatattttatcaatggTTTAGCGCTTAAATAGAATGGAGTTGGTCTAGACCTTGGTCTAAACCTCATAGCCCCAATAATAATTTCGTCGAATAATAtacacctgaaggtatttccttgtaagttgcaagagtatatagCAAAATATTagattacacccgaacttagcccttccctacttgttaaatatatttttattactaaaactacattcaacaaacacacacctaaaacataaaattgaaaagctaatcacaatttcacatttatttttacgcTCATTAAATAAATCATTGATGAGCAAATCTAGCAAACCGCCTTTCGATTAACTGATAAATTGCCACTTATGCAACAGTATTTTTCATCATTGATTAAGACATAACACTTGCTTACTGCTTGGTTGTTGTTATATATCTGCGATAACTTCAACGTTCACGAACGCTTTCTCAGTCCATAATTGTATCTTATGTTGCTGTATTTTAGCGTCTACctatattattaatttgttaagaaaagaaaaatcatcGGCGTTgactttcacaaattttatgtCTAAGGCAAAGGAAAAGGAAGCGAGCGCGTTGGTTAGGTTAGTAAGTATATTtgctatatgtatgtttgtatggaCTCACAAGCTCGATGGATTTAAAAATGCTTTACTGTAAACAACGAAATtgtttgaagagaaaattttcTTCTCCGACATAAGAAATTAAAACAGATCTATTGGTCGTATCTAAtatctttaataaataatttttttattaaaaaatagttttgatttAAGATTAAGTGACGTTAGTTGATTCTTTGGTTGCGCATGCGCCACCTGCAGTCTAAATGGCCGCCCACTGAAGTAATAATTTCCGCGATCCATGAGATAGAGTTTACTGTCGGCGCCTGTAAAGTCTAGCGGTCTATTTGCCACTATgtcaatttcctttttattcgaaattttgtAGTTTGTGCTCCCATTATCTACTGGCCTATACCAGTTATTTTTGGTCTTCTGGTTCGTTGCGGTATGCTGATCTACGTTGGTGGTTACTTTTCCTGCATTCGAAGAACTCGTTTGAGCTGCGCCATTTAAAGGTTTCATTCCACTTGACGGCTCCTTTACTATAGGTTTAATTTTCATGGGCTGGTAATCGAAGCCCACTCCCGGAATAAAGCGGTATGGCATTGGAGGTATTGGTATGTAATAGATTTTAgaatccttttttgtttttttcaccTTGGAACCATTGCCGTATTTGCGAAGGCTTAGTGGTTTCGACGATACAATcatttctttgtaaatatttgccaacgacGGGCTGTGAAATAGTACTTTGGAGGCCATCGCTGAGGTGGGCTTTGAGAGCCTATCTGAATTGATTTTATACCCACCGGCGAGGGTGCTTGGCAGTGTGAAGAGCAGAGCATAGATTATGGCGGGCATC
The sequence above is drawn from the Bactrocera tryoni isolate S06 chromosome 1, CSIRO_BtryS06_freeze2, whole genome shotgun sequence genome and encodes:
- the LOC120781629 gene encoding FAST kinase domain-containing protein 4; its protein translation is MLVLQRFTGGGSAQLFRRIQYATYSTSVRSAGLTATSATQKPGDISTQNPVEKETSTSGDDHTDLNAKRPKSSLVAAAFESLKEDSYTKEKSKTTDSKGRNSLDERILNAKTVNGLLSVSESSGPLSRKHALKIVSTLAEWSSINRAKIAEFENDARFLRVCRVLGRTMGKDGNASGGSGNENNGPKRISGFRTDDLNTVLGVAGDDEAAKLIASISLPQMVKVMSTLAQRKRRSTPLLRSLAFNISSTTEQLDLKQSADVLYAMATLNFQDSVLAAKICSDIQTALPKNTEKSAVVGSILTSLGILKYRDLDIMEALTLWTLKNSEICRPQDISALFITSAILNFKSSFIDDVSKKLSTSIVCADFQKCNDWLNHVWSLAMLGLVSHEQLTSVLSANFVEKLEADRNGLSPTSKMKLLNLNAYAQHLACDYKGTLLPEDSAVFRVPLAHSKSKQILINGMLDALKSLLPTSNHLKSLHDSKMGFLIDALCLFDHKRNPLPVDKENPNAIKIALMVVDFHDVCHGTHRSASGITNLSFDLLEKSGYKVIPVPYNEFNTSDKLLKRVQYLEAKFKAIISSNV
- the LOC120780722 gene encoding uncharacterized protein LOC120780722; translation: MLSTHQQVTPNNRYAVIIAMPAIIYALLFTLPSTLAGGYKINSDRLSKPTSAMASKVLFHSPSLANIYKEMIVSSKPLSLRKYGNGSKVKKTKKDSKIYYIPIPPMPYRFIPGVGFDYQPMKIKPIVKEPSSGMKPLNGAAQTSSSNAGKVTTNVDQHTATNQKTKNNWYRPVDNGSTNYKISNKKEIDIVANRPLDFTGADSKLYLMDRGNYYFSGRPFRLQVAHAQPKNQLTSLNLKSKLFFNKKIIY
- the LOC120781623 gene encoding IQ and ubiquitin-like domain-containing protein, whose amino-acid sequence is MNCEELRELPNMKYMQFIPPPPSRGDPLLIEKPETNKKDDCSEELKEIPSEFIDEVLAVENVTVKFRVNGSRIVAQVYSNRSSIADIKTDIGSKFEVDPKYIRLTQNEREISNRCLLAQTDSNQFGIFEFDLDLLHISEMNLGDGMDPPKLDLNIYYNKYHMPDFITVNIEDENGFRTVIVEILNKAIVKPFLCGYRDKATGIEYLDAFTQTGPYFDKMKFNRYISRDTQTYEFKGKEIDTAHEQSTQCFQDGNNVLYVSAATDYTITPGKYQTYAQKMRRENKLAKIILIQRNFRRFLIVRFMRNAAAKYRRLVANRKAEEERLQVEAEKRIKRIELAKQFPQTKDDFEMLYGEVQKWKIAELKRIARLYEGPARIAEVNVLLDKEIQLRNGIEKQRCIVKKAMEDFRNEKMLTKLGEPIKWVGYKDNIIHLDLLRTQRVRFLTEVYKDMQKKTSREERLELLSKVKRILLDEREFPDFVEIFDLIQREINLLIHTKYCDVEILRKRQNILWMEMIKFSKDKPPDHGEKRMCEVCKKVKPYSQFALRTRQNNVDTCKRCYYIKIASTDNKTYAAILRAIQRDERKRRCNASFAFVLQMDDIRYIIDQIWHSHSILSKNAVLSNLRLPRWLKGEDWSPWNCICLTESEARNHYRLDDPTKVYDPKMVLEVGNRHMLARAAFHKMTEIATEFVETGQWFHVGLNKQRTVYPPNEYPRSGFPNKSANPIFKEKKKCD